The genomic stretch GCTTCTTGGTAAATTCTTGTTTTCTGAGTATGATCAcctttatgttttgtttttggctgTTCCATACTACCTCAATACTGTTTTCCTTACAATAAGCTTAATCATTTTAGCTTTTATATTGTGTTCTCTGCTTTCACTAAGAACTCTGTTCTATTGCTTGTGTACAATAGAATTAAGCTTCTGGCATCAGCTGTTACACTTAGACTTTGCGGCTGCAAAGCAGTTTTAGCAGCCTGGTACCACAGCCTTGATAAACCAACATTAATTTTCATGACCACCGACTATGGATAACACTTTACCCCAGATAACCTTctctatttccttgcttttattcCCTCAATCCTCTTAATTTCCCATGTAAGATAAATACGAGTCAGAATTTTGTGTACTACTGATTGCGGGACCCCAGATTTTCTTTCGTGACTGCGTATCATACGGTTAGAGTAGGAGCGACGAACACGGTACGGTGGTTGCGAGTGTTTTCTGGAAGTAGTGTGACGGCTGGtgtttttgttttcctttttttttgcagGCTTATCGTTATTATTGGGTTTGCTTAATTGTTATCATTCTCTtagtttttgagttgttttttagaTTTAGTGCGGTGCTTGGGTTTTAAATGAATGGCTTCTTTAACCTATGTTTGGGTTTTCCGTGGGTTAGAGTTAGAAATGTGTGATCGGATTTCCGAGGTTTCAGATTTACTGGGTTGCTTGTTAATTTGTTTTTGTATTGATTTGTCTTGGCAATTGACTTTTGAACGATTCATTTTGATTTAATTGGGCGGCGTTGTTAATTATTATTGCCTTCCCAAATGATGTGATCAGAAATCTTCCTAATGGTTGGAATGTCGGGCATACTCATTGTTTATTATTACGGTTCACTTTTGTGATGCAAGAAGAGGGCAATAGCCCTTAACTAGACAGGAGTAgttatttttacttttttcttcctttttgaGGTTTTTAAATTTAGATTTGGAAGAAATTTTGGAAGATTGTTATAGGTTTATGGATTCATCGCATTGATGTTGTGGCTTGGTTCTCTTGCTTGGGTTTGTTGAGAATATCTAAAACAAAAGAAGTTATGAACCTTTTTAAGCTCAAAAGTTATAATGACTTGTATTGGTTAAACATGAGATTTAGTTGGTAATCTCAAACTTGGAGTAGCAATTAGGAGATAAGTAGTGTATACTTGATAATATGTTGCTCGTCTCCTGATCATAATTTTGCTCtcgaaattattattattgttagtcGGACTCTAAATATGTACTCTCTTCGTTCCGGTCATTTATTTGCCTTTACTTTTGGGCACAAAAACCGAGGAGATAGGAGGGGACCATTTGCGGTTGTGTCTAATGAATGACAAGTGGACAATGGTTTTATTGGATGAGCAAATTACTTTTTACAAAACCACCCGAATATTAAAAGGTAGACAAATGAAAGAGAGACCATAAAACGGAATAGGTgtacaaatgaccgggacagagagaGTATACAGCCAGTATTATATGATTATCTAACTATCTGAACATCATTGGTTATACTCTTAAAAAGTTGTCCTTGGTGACTTGGTGAAATTTCATTTCGTATTGCTCAGGGTAGCAAAACTAGCAATAGTACTTCGTAGTTTGTAATATTGAACTCTTGCCACATGGAACAGTTGGGAGTTTGGCCATTTGCTACTTTATTCATTTTCCGAGTGATTTTGACTTGTTAGTTACGTACTCGCAATCCTTTGTGCTTGTTTATGAATTGCATTCAGCGGGGACCGACTCACATTGTTTTTGACTCGTCATGCTCttggtaattaattacttaattttTAAGGAGTGTTCACACCTCTTTTCCGAAAGATGAACATGAAAAATGATGTGGATGCGAGTCTCAATCGAAGTTATCCAATGTGACCGTTTTCATGTGGGTTCTTCAAAAAGAAAATGTAGCAAACACTCGAGAATATAATATGGCTGACATCTCTCATTTTGTAACTTTTGCAATTTACTGACCTCTCTGTGAGAGGTTGGTGGCTTATAGATTGCAAATGTTCATAAGCGAGAAATTTTCCCATTTACTCAACGCTCATTTTATTCCCTCATCTTGATGCGCAAATTTTGTTCTAATTTGAACTGCTTTTGCCTTGGGCACTGTGAAAATATCTTGTTGGTTAGTACTTTAGCAAATTTTGTGTTTTGGGTCAAACAAACCTAAAATAATTGCATGTCACTGTTTGGCCAGtatagtgctgagaaatgcggATGGTCTAACCAAAAAAGCTAAGTGCGCATGACCAGATATTAAACAGGTAATGCTAAGTCTTATTAACATTATTAAATGTGTTTATTAAGGAATACTTATTACTAAGTAATGAGCATACTTCACTTATACAAAATTAGGCTATCTGTTTATTATCAAGATTCACGTCCTCGCCTAAAAGTTGTAGCAAATGTTGGTGAGCCTATTTTTAGATCAGTGTCCGAATCACAAGAATATTTAAAATTTTCAATGGAAGATTGTAGTTTTAGCTTCACCTGGGGTTGCGAAAAGCATGTTGTTTAAGGACcccaaatttttttttcaaatagatTGGAATTACATTGTTTTAGATGAGAGAGAACTTGTCCTCTCATGCTCGCATAATTTTGATGGAACTTTTTTTTTATAGAAAAAGTATTAGCCCATAATTGGAGTTTGTCTGAGTATGTTCTAAGAGCTATTTTTCTTACAATACACTACTTTATTGATTGATATAGGATTCTACTAGAATTTTCATGATTAGGAGACTTGAAAAAGGAATAATCAGAAATCAACTTGTATAAGTTGATAATATCTCATAGAAATCATACATATATTCCTATAGGTCATTTTCTCGTGAATTCTAGAACGAAAAAATTTATTAGGGAGTAATTGGTTCTCAATGTTAGTCTTGATATTAGTAAAAGTCTTTTAGTTGTGAATTCTAAAACGAAAAAGTTTCCCTAGGGATTAATGAGTGGTTATAGTTTGCCTTGTTTTGgccttattgttatattattaaaTTTAGATACGCACTAGCTAATATGAACAGGCTTACAGCTTTCCGCTGCGTCATTCGTGAATGGGTCGGAATGAGCAACGGGCGACAACTTTCTGGCTTCAAAAATGCAAACAAGTGTGGCGGTCCTTGCAAATGAAGGTTGGTGATTGCTATCCGGGAGTCGTTGCCTTGTAATGTGTGATAATGACCTTTAATATTAGATATGTGATACGCTCAAGACCTCTTACAACCAACATGTACTACGTATCTTGTAACTTTCAACGATTTAAGCAAAGTGACTAATTGAATCCTTCACTTGTGCTCCTTATACTATACCGTATTAAGTTTATCGGTTGTCGGTGTAAGCTCTTGTATTGTTGTTTAAGTGATACTAATTTCAACTGAAAAGATAGGGTTACGAGTGATTTGTATTCCGTGTTTATGAATAGTATGCAAAAATGCAACCAATGTAAATGGTTCACTTTTCATTCTCCTTCTCAAACATAGCCTTGAGTTATAAGCTTTTTGACAGTTTGTTGATCATTTAATATAAATGGAGCATATTTCACATGCACGAATAACTCTGCTCGTCAAGGTTTTCAGTAATTGAGCTTGGATCCGTGATCCGGATCTTAAATGATTTAGAAGTTTTAAGCCCATTATTACATAATTATTTTGCACCAAACATCGTGTTAGGCATTTTCACCAGTTAGGTGATCATGTGTGGTTCACAATTTCTAAATACCTGAAGAACCACTTCCCTTTCTTTTTCCATAGTTCCAACTTATTTCCTCTTAGCATTTCACCAATTTGGGACGCCGCACCCGGTCATTTTACTCAACTTAATAAGCATATCACGTTATAGTCCGGCTTTTGCATTGTTACCTTGTCTTATATTTCCATTTGagtgtttttcttttctttacaTAGAAAAACTTATTGGCAGTGACATTTTGATTTATATTATACTCAAGATGTACTTTTAAGTATTTTACATAGATATCTTCTTTTACGCTACTCCGTTCTACAAACTTTTTTTGCGGCATTTTTATTTATATTATACTCAAGCTGTACTTTAAGTATTTTACATAGATTTCTTCTATTACGCTATTCCGTTCCACAAACGTTTTTTTGACCAGCTGAAAGGCAgtttgcgtttttatttcgatgTCTACTAATGAGGCTCACTAAACGATTAgccaaattggggcaccgcgcccggTAGGACGCGGAGCAACAACtagttaaattaaaaaaaaaagaacataGAAAAATCCAGTTGAATGGCCGAAGCCGTTTTTACGTGATACCAAACGAAAGACATGATGCAATGGCCTTGTACAGTAGAAAAAACAACTTCTGTAATCGTTTGCAAAATTAAATTGTTTATTTACGGGATATAGGTCTTACTAATTAACCACTGTACGTATGATGCAATGGCCTTGTACAGTAGAAAATTTTCTGGTCGCATCAAGAAACCATTGTATTTATTTGCGTTCATTTCCTCCTTAAATCTCCTCAAAAAGAAGTATCGTAATCCGCAAGTAAATCAAGCATACCACTCAAAGAAAGAGTACCCTAGCACTTGGTGAAAACCTCTGGAAGCTCGACACATGTATAACAAAATCGAGCTTCTCCTCTGCTGTTAATCGACATTTGTTTGGAACAATTACTAGTTTCTCCAAGACAGTGGCGCTTTTGAGCAGGAATTCTACCAGTTGAAGCTGATGTTCCCAAGGTTTTGCATATCCATGAAGGGTAACCGTCTTCAGTTTTGGCATCACACAAGGATACAAAAGCTCTCCAGAAAATAAATTGGGGGTATCGCATACACTCCTAGAAGTCAAAGTTGTGTTTGTATGTACATCGAGTTCTTCCAAATCTTTTGAACTTCTTATCAATTGATAGACGCCCAAGACGCACCTTTGACAGATTATCCGCAATGGCAAAACTACACGCTTCCATCTGATTTGTAAAAGATCCAAATCATTTAGCAAGTGGAGGAAGTGCTGCAATTGAAGGGCATCAACATTAGCATTAGTATTTATCTATTCTCATACGCAATAGGTACAATATTGGTAAAAAGCAACATAATCAAAGAAAGACCAACAATAACTTACCTCAGAATCAAGATTAAGTGGTAAGCGGAAAACTTCACTCTGTGACAACTTCTCCCAAAATAATTTAAACCTTCTAAGTTCAATCTCACTATCCCCCAATCGACGGAAAGACACTGAAAGGCAGACATCTCGAACACATGAAAACTCCATGTGAATGATATCTGGTATCCCATAAAGGTTCAAATCCAGACTTTTAAGGTTGGGGAAATCTAACCTCCAAGGCTCTTCATCTGGCTCTTCGTCTGGATACTCTTCTTCAAGACGGAGAAATAACTTACGAATGTTTGGCGCACTGAAACTTAGATTCCTTATATAAGAAGGAGAGTCAATATGCAATACTTGCAAGGAAGGGCATCCACTTATAAACTTTTGGAATTCCTTTTCAGTCATAGTCACATTGTCCAATATAAGCTCCTTTAGAGATCCCAAGTCAACTTCAAGTTTGGGATAGATAATGAAGGAAGTGAGTTCAAGTGTAACAAGTGACTCACTTATGAAATTTGGATAATCTGAACTTTTAGAAAAGTATTGATTACCAACTTCATCGAAATAAATTGCCCTTGCTTGTTTATCCAAAGCTAACTTCAAACACATTCTTATTTCATCACCTAACTCACTTCTTCTTATGCCATTAGTCTGGTAATGTAAATAAAGACGAAATTTATCAATGAAGGGTCTTTTGTGAAGCATCAGTACATTGCAGACGAAAATGAAGGACCGCCTAACATCATCGGTTGTCCAATAACAATCGGCTGGAACCAACTCAGCTAGTACTTCCTCAAGGTCAAAGTCAAGAGTAGGAACCCAGGTCCAAAGGGTTCCAAATGGACGAATCAACATAGTTCTAACAGCATCGACAATCGGCAAATAAGAAAGAATGTGGACAATTACTTCATCTGGCATTTCACTCAACCTATCTCGGTTCTTTGAAGAACGCTTGTGATTTTGGGGTTTCATACTTCTCAAGTGATTACCTAACAATAATATAAAAACCTGATTCAGTTTCCAAAAAACCAAACTATATTAACTAAAAATCGAATAAGAGTAAGAAGCACCAACACTGTCAGCCGCTTAAACAAAGGCAGGCTACAATTTAATGTGGATTAAATAGCATAATCGTAAATAGTGTGACTAATATACTTGACCCGTTTTAACCCTAACACAAATATATCCTTCTTAAGAGACTAATTGTGTATGTAAACATAAGTAAAATAAATAAGGCACAAATTACCTGAACAAGATGAAAAGAAGAAGGAGAaaaagtagtagtagtagtgaAGGGGGATGGTTTTCTTTGATAGAAATTATTAGATATTTATAGCCACCAAATGTAAAATTCCTTGGTTTTTCACAGCGACGGTCCATCTTCTTTTGAGTTTGGGAATTGCCAAACTTAAATGACGTACTGATGACAAtctcccctactactaagagaataaaattctcaagtagttttcccgcctaacttACACTACTCTTTGATGGGCCAATCTAAGTTGGGCCGTCGacttttaataaatcaaatttgctTTTGCGTCAAGTCTAACATATGATTTGAATCAATTGAAAGCCTATACATGAAAACAAATGTATGCTTTGACTTTTCgaataaatgcaatcctatacatGGAAACAACCTCTCAAATTATGAAATCTTTACAATATTATCCCGAAAAAAATGCAATCACAATCAATTACCCCCTAATATATTATGCAATTTTACAACATATCAATTGCACTCTCGAATTATGAAATCTTTATTTTAGTAATATGGAGTATATGGAGTATGGAGTATTTTTTAAATAATGTataacaatttttatgtattttcttaTAGGAAATAGAAAGTGAAAATATTAGTTTTAATAATTTGTAAATTGTCTTTTTAGACGCGTAGTATATTATTTTTACCAATTTTCTTAATAAGGCTAATAGGTTTTTTAACTAGATTTTACATCTAACTTAATTTCGTAAATTAGTTCCCCTTATCGATTTAACATTATAATGTTATTATTAATAGTAAACTTTCTTTTCTATCTACTTActattattatatttagtatattataacattaaattaaaagtagctttaatttatgcaaataattttattaaaagttCCTCTTtataaatttcatcttaaaaataccgtgctatagcacgggaacTACACTAGTTTTTGTGTTAATTCGATAACCAAATTATATTCATATAATTAACTTTCTTTGTTTCTTGTCATTGTAATTAAAAACTTTAGTAAGTGGATTATACTATCGATGAATTGCcatcaattatgtaatttttaagcATTACAATAAATTTTTCGAGTTTGGTTTTAAGGTTTTGAGTGTTACTATAAAGTTTCTAAGTTCATTCAATTAGATATCCAgctcaaaattacaatataattcaaacattacatataagctcggatAAATTTGATTTTGATGGCAAAAATtgaaatataacttataaacttttaaaaaactcagaaaaaatacacataagctcaaAACCAAATGATATCtgaggtagtacatccgatgtatgatCCTATTTCTCTAAAAACTTCATTAAAATCGGATGATAAATAATTGATTTAAATAAACAACACTTGTCAAGTGTTTAcctaaaataatttcaaaataaaaCTAATTAGCTAATCATTATGAGCCCTAATAAGCAATAATGACAAGCATAATCATTATGTTAATCAGAAAGGCGACAATTATTTTAGAACTCAACAAAATGAAAAAGGGAACGAGCAAGGCGCAACGTAATGAAAAACTGAGTATAGTAAAATTGTGGCATACTACAGACTACCGACGATTAAATACAATAATCGTAAATTGTGTGACTAATATACCCATTTTAAGCCTAGCTAAGACAGAAATATTCGTCTTAAAAGAGACTAATTGTGTAGGTAAACATAAGAAAAATGAGTAAGGCACAAATTacctgaagaagaagaagaagaagaagaagaagaagaagaagaagaagaagaagaaggacgAAAAGGGGATGGTTTTCCTTTCATTTTCATCAGTACATCAGAAATTAGGTATTTATGAAAGGAAAATCTCTTCGTTTTTCACTGCACTAAAACttaggagagacggtctctcactaagttattgagagaccaatctttcgtacctttttatttgtatttcgtacccattttattgttgatcgtgacatagtaatttcgtacctatttacttaataaatgtacccattttatcattaataatgatttgtacctattttataacctttagtaccactttttcttaaaattatacAATGGTCTttcaataaagcttattaagagaccgtctctcaggagacctactcatATTTGCGTGAGACGACTATCTTATTATCATCATGTTTATCATCGTAACCAAAACCATATGATAATTCCCCGCTACTCAAACGTTTCAACTCCGAGAAAGGGAATTTTGGTTTGACTTTGAATGTATGAGTTGAAGGGTTGCATATGAGGAAGCACAACACCTTCGACTTCGCATCTGAGTGGGGCCGTTACCAACGCATAAGCAAACCAAGCCATTGCACGACCCTACAGTATGTAGATAGTCACGGTTTCTTACGATATTTTTAGGCCAATATATTTTCATCGGTTTAAAGGGGCGATAAATATCATCAACAACACAAAGGGAATCGTTGTTGGTATAGAAAAGGGTATGATTATGTCCAAAGTTGAATACGAGGGATTTGTTAAGATGGAGTTGAATAAAGAGGGAACTATTGATGAGAGTGCACCAATTTTTGCATACGCTTTTGAACCGTAATAGTGATTTCACCGGAAGACAAACCAGTATTTCGATGATCACATCCGATGGGATTCGATAAGCTGCCATGCCAAGAGTAGAACAGTAAATCAACGAAATTTTGTTGACCTTGGAATCCTAACgagtatctatctatattaataaaggaagctttttttgaGCGATTATAGAGTCTCTGACTTTTGCGAACTAACTAGAAAAAAAGATAATATATAAAATTCTCTTATAAAAAtagataaaagaaatacaaataaTACAAGATAGAGTTTATGAGCAAATAAACGTCTAATAATAGACCATGATGATACAGAAGTCTAATATAGTTAAATATCTATCTATATAAATTACACAAATTTCCGATGTATATATATACAATTCATCAATGCCTTTGGTTCACCATTAGAATTTCTTTTTATTCTATTGTTTTCACTTAATTAATTGTTTATCGCTCCTGCATGCTCATGCTATTGATTGATCCTGATTGAATTTTTTGCAGCACAATTACGTTGTCATTATTCAAGTGAGATCGATGTCGCTTGAAGGATTCGGAAGGTAGTGTGAACTGATTGGATGTATGCAAAGCGGGAGTATAGATGGTAGGAAAAGTATTATGCTTCTGAAAGAAAGTAGTTCCAGAAATGACATTAAAGTTGCTAATTTGAATGGCCATGGTGTTTAAATATACTGAAAGGCATGTACAAGCAATTAATCTGACATAAAATCCAATCTGCCATGAGATGTTATGAAGTTGATATTAATGAAGAAGGATTGATCAAGTCTATCTTATAATTCAAAGGGATGGACGCTAATATTGATGGTCTTATTTACATGGTCGAAAAAAAATCATTATATCTATAAGTTTATGAGAATGAAATCTGACTACATACATGTGGATTTTGTTTAGTATCTTAATGTGAACATGAATATTGGCATTCTATTAATCCAACTTATCAACTTAGCCCGTAAACTATAGTAGCTTCGTCAAATTGAAGACTATTAGATTAAAAAATGTAAACGTAATAAATAATTTTAATATATTCACAACGGATATTTGTGGAGCTAGAGTCTAGAGTTACATACGAAAAATCAGTGTTAGTTTTTATTTGATTATAAGCTATTAGATTAGATATTACTCTCTCCGTCTCGGTCAATTGATTTTCGACACAAAGATAAAGACAAAGGAATGAGAAGGGGCTAATTACTAAGTggatcaaattgagtgtgaatggtcaaattgttcatcaagttcattcttaaaacaAAAAGGGATAGCAATTGATTAAGACACCCCATGCCAAAATAAAAttggacaacaaatgaccggaacagaaGGAGTACATTATAGAGTTCAACTTTTTTGAATGATTTTCGAATAATATCAAGAGTCCGGATTTTGTGACATAATAAGGACTCTCGGTGTAGTGTTTGTGAGCTAAAAAATAGAACATGTAAAATACTCCTTAACATCAATTTTTTTTACCAACTATTGTTGTGTCAACAAATGCTTTTAAGAAACACATACAATAATAAATAGCTTGAATTTGGGTCAGTATAAGTATTTtaatatgtaatttaataataaaaaaaatctaaTTTGCATGAATTTGGTGAGTGATGGGATTGTTTATAATACTACGGAGTATTATCTATAAAAATGAATTTAATTAATGTCTAAATACAGTCGTGAGTCCAAAAACTACGTAACATGCAACTATACTTTTTTTTATTACTATTTGAAGTTGTAATTGTTAGATTGAATGTCATCCCCTCAAAGGGTATGAGTATATTATGAAAGTATATATAGAGTTTACAAGATACAGAAGATATGATACGATATCTACAAGATACGCTAAATaaatatttacatatttacatacTAATACACCCCCGCAGTTGGAGCGGGAGGAGACCGAACACTCAAACTGGAACGAAAGCGCGTAAAGAGGTAGCGCGGCAGACCCTTAGTGAAAATGTCAGCGTATTGATACTCAGCAGGGACATGAAGGACTCGAACTGTTCCAATTTGAACCTTTTCGCGAACAAAATGAATATCCAACTCAATGTGTTTAGTTCGCTGGTGTTGGACCGGGTTCTTTGGAAAGATAGACAAATGGAAACATTATCACAATAGACAAGACTGGCACGTTTAATGGGAACTTTGAGCTCAAACAACAAATTTCGGAGCCAGCAAGTCTCAGCAACGGCATTGGCAACACCTCGATATTCGGCCTCGGCACTAGAGCGAGAAACAGTGGCCTGACGCTTGGAGGACCAAGAA from Silene latifolia isolate original U9 population chromosome 2, ASM4854445v1, whole genome shotgun sequence encodes the following:
- the LOC141635660 gene encoding F-box/FBD/LRR-repeat protein At3g26920-like → MKPQNHKRSSKNRDRLSEMPDEVIVHILSYLPIVDAVRTMLIRPFGTLWTWVPTLDFDLEEVLAELVPADCYWTTDDVRRSFIFVCNVLMLHKRPFIDKFRLYLHYQTNGIRRSELGDEIRMCLKLALDKQARAIYFDEVGNQYFSKSSDYPNFISESLVTLELTSFIIYPKLEVDLGSLKELILDNVTMTEKEFQKFISGCPSLQVLHIDSPSYIRNLSFSAPNIRKLFLRLEEEYPDEEPDEEPWRLDFPNLKSLDLNLYGIPDIIHMEFSCVRDVCLSVSFRRLGDSEIELRRFKLFWEKLSQSEVFRLPLNLDSEHFLHLLNDLDLLQIRWKRVVLPLRIICQRCVLGVYQLIRSSKDLEELDVHTNTTLTSRSVCDTPNLFSGELLYPCVMPKLKTVTLHGYAKPWEHQLQLVEFLLKSATVLEKLVIVPNKCRLTAEEKLDFVIHVSSFQRFSPSARVLFL